The nucleotide sequence TCGGTCCGCATCTCGGCGCAGATCCTCGAATGAGGATGCTGCCCACGCCGGGTGGCCCGGGCCGGAGCTCCGCCTCGCCGGCTGCGGCGCGGCATCCGTTCCCGTGTCGTCGGTGCGCGATAGCGTCTACTCGATGCGCGAGAGAGTCTGCTCCAAGGTCGGATGCGCCCGTGAGGCGGTGTCCACCCTCACTTACGACTACGGCGACCAGATGGCGGCCCTCGGTCCGCTCGGTGCGGCCGGAGATCCGCACGCTCACGACCTCTGCGCGATCCACACCGACCGCCTGTCCGTTCCCAAGGGCTGGGTCGTCGTGCGCCACGAGACGCTCCGCGCCTGACCGGCACCTATCCCGGGCCTGCAGCCGGCGTGGGAGAATGGGCGGATGCCGACCTCCACGCCTGTCGCCGCGCCTGCTGACTCCACGGCCACCGAATCCCGCGAGGGCTTCGAGTTCGAGGTCGCCGACCTCGCGCTCGCCGAAGCGGGGCGCCACCAGCTGCGCCTCGCCGAGAACGAGATGCCGGGGCTCATGGCGCTGCGCGAGGAGTTCGGTGTCGCGCAGCCGCTGAAGGGAGCCCGCATCGCGGGGTCGCTCCACATGACGGTGCAGACCGCGGTGCTCATCGAGACCCTCGTCGCGCTGGGCGCGCAGGTGCGCTGGGCGAGCTGCAACATCTTCTCCACGCAGGACGAAGCCGCCGCGGCCGTCGTCGTCGGCCCGACGGGCACGGTCGACGCTCCCGCGGGCGTTCCGGTCTTCGCATGGAAGGGCGAGACCCTCGA is from Microbacterium sp. LWH3-1.2 and encodes:
- a CDS encoding DUF3499 family protein translates to MRERVCSKVGCAREAVSTLTYDYGDQMAALGPLGAAGDPHAHDLCAIHTDRLSVPKGWVVVRHETLRA